One Filimonas effusa genomic window carries:
- the atpG gene encoding ATP synthase F1 subunit gamma: MPGQLKEVRNRIKSVQSSQQITKAMKMVSAAKLRRAQDAILQMRPYAQKLQEMLSNIVSSVEDGTLELNLAENRPVEKVLLIVITSDRGLAGAYNTNVVKAAKATIQEKYAAQYAKGNVTIWNIGKKGWETMSRAGFKTDATFKDIFLQLTFSNVEAAAKAAMNAFQNNEFDAIDIVYSEFKNAATQLFNTERFLPIPKQPVKEGAKKVDFIFEPEKETLIAELMPKILNIQLYKAVLDAHASEHGARMTAMDKASENANELLKSLKISYNRARQAAITTELTEIVSGAAALG, encoded by the coding sequence ATGCCTGGTCAGTTAAAAGAGGTTCGTAACCGCATTAAGTCTGTTCAAAGCTCTCAGCAAATCACAAAAGCCATGAAAATGGTGAGCGCCGCCAAATTGCGCCGTGCACAGGATGCCATTCTGCAAATGAGGCCTTATGCCCAGAAGCTGCAGGAAATGCTGAGTAATATTGTTAGCAGCGTGGAAGACGGAACCCTGGAACTGAACCTGGCAGAGAACAGGCCTGTTGAAAAGGTGCTGTTGATTGTTATTACCAGCGACCGCGGACTGGCAGGCGCTTACAACACCAACGTTGTTAAAGCAGCGAAAGCCACTATCCAGGAAAAATATGCCGCTCAGTATGCCAAAGGCAATGTAACCATATGGAACATTGGGAAAAAAGGCTGGGAAACCATGAGCAGAGCCGGTTTTAAAACTGATGCCACCTTTAAAGACATTTTTCTGCAGCTTACTTTCAGCAACGTAGAGGCAGCTGCCAAAGCAGCCATGAATGCCTTCCAGAATAATGAGTTCGACGCTATCGATATTGTGTACAGTGAATTCAAGAATGCTGCTACGCAGCTCTTCAATACAGAACGTTTCCTGCCTATTCCCAAACAACCCGTTAAGGAAGGCGCTAAAAAGGTGGATTTCATCTTTGAACCGGAAAAGGAGACGCTCATTGCCGAGCTCATGCCAAAAATCCTCAATATCCAGCTTTACAAAGCAGTTCTGGATGCCCACGCCAGCGAACATGGTGCACGTATGACCGCCATGGATAAAGCAAGCGAAAATGCGAATGAACTGCTGAAGTCACTGAAAATTTCTTACAACCGTGCCCGTCAGGCCGCAATTACCACAGAATTAACGGAAATCGTAAGTGGTGCTGCAGCCTTAGGCTAG
- a CDS encoding 3'-5' exonuclease has product MNDYLLFIDTEASGLPRKWDKPYSTEGNWPHAVQVAWIIYSKSGQKIKEENHFINNNDFTTTESAFQVHGISDTFRMENGLPRVTVMNKLAADLAKYNPMVIGHFMELDFHVASAEFYRSGIANILSVLPKFCTMQATTYLSRSPEVKHLRLGELYTILFNKALENQHNALADVNATAACFFELVKRGDFTEQKIVQQQAILAKATAAASRAGWGLVAILIGGGVSALIAYLA; this is encoded by the coding sequence GTGAACGATTATTTGCTTTTCATAGATACAGAGGCGTCTGGCCTGCCCCGGAAATGGGACAAACCTTATTCAACAGAGGGCAACTGGCCCCATGCAGTTCAGGTAGCCTGGATCATTTATTCGAAAAGCGGACAAAAAATAAAGGAAGAAAACCATTTTATCAATAATAACGATTTCACGACAACAGAATCTGCATTCCAGGTACATGGGATCAGCGATACATTCAGAATGGAAAACGGTTTGCCCCGTGTTACGGTAATGAACAAACTGGCAGCCGACCTGGCGAAATACAATCCTATGGTAATCGGTCATTTTATGGAACTGGACTTTCATGTTGCCAGTGCCGAATTTTACCGTTCAGGTATTGCCAATATTCTGAGTGTATTACCCAAGTTCTGTACTATGCAGGCCACCACTTATCTTTCCAGGAGTCCGGAAGTAAAACACCTGAGATTGGGTGAGCTCTATACGATTCTTTTTAATAAAGCGCTTGAAAACCAACATAATGCATTGGCGGATGTAAATGCTACTGCAGCTTGTTTCTTTGAACTCGTTAAACGCGGCGATTTCACGGAACAAAAAATTGTACAACAGCAGGCGATACTGGCAAAAGCCACTGCCGCTGCTTCCCGCGCAGGCTGGGGATTGGTTGCCATATTAATAGGTGGAGGAGTATCTGCCTTAATCGCTTATCTCGCATGA
- a CDS encoding mechanosensitive ion channel family protein codes for MKIYLFLPIFLFFCFSAEAQRTDTSLQARNAKQDSLLMWQSQQLQQMEALRAADSIRRMSLEQQLNSLKATDNYKKDELVKELTELRKRDALQKETQRQKIDSLRRFVKGVPVIFFQDTLLTIYDRHGSFSPRERAVALLERLEKLSRDHFFHPDSLKIIPSGATADLAYNEMILLGISDNDALWMQMPATELAALYKERIATALLKYKEATSWKTILKETLLAALVIAVLLLIVSVTGRVLKRIKRRIIAEKGKRINGIRIRNYALFDVEREAAFLALAANVIRWIILLIVGYFALLVLFGIFPWTEHFADNLLRYFLTPLKHIVISIRDYLPNLVTIVVICIVFRLLLKGVRFLKTEIESGALHISGFYPDWANPTYQIIRVLVLAFMTIVIFPYLPGSDSAVFKGVSVFVGVIFTFGSAGALGNVVSGVVLTYMRSFKIGDRVQIGDITGDVIEKSLLVTRLRTIKNEIISIPNSTVMSSHTINYSSDAVGKGLIIHATVTIGYDVPWQQVHKLLIRAAEETPLIEKTPPPFVLQTGLDDFYIRYEINGYTKHPNNQAQIYSDLYKRVLDVFKEADIEVMSPQYYVVRNGNETDNSK; via the coding sequence ATGAAAATATACCTGTTCCTGCCCATATTCCTGTTTTTCTGCTTCAGCGCCGAAGCACAACGTACCGATACCTCCCTGCAGGCCCGCAATGCAAAGCAGGATAGCCTGCTTATGTGGCAATCGCAGCAACTGCAGCAAATGGAAGCGCTGCGGGCAGCGGATTCCATCCGGCGGATGTCCCTCGAGCAGCAGCTCAACAGCCTGAAGGCTACCGATAATTACAAAAAGGACGAACTGGTAAAAGAGCTCACGGAGCTGCGCAAAAGAGACGCGCTGCAAAAAGAAACCCAGCGGCAAAAGATCGACTCACTGCGCCGGTTTGTGAAGGGAGTGCCAGTCATTTTCTTCCAGGATACCCTGCTTACCATTTATGACAGACATGGCAGCTTCTCGCCACGTGAAAGAGCGGTAGCACTGCTTGAGCGTCTGGAGAAATTAAGTCGTGATCATTTCTTTCATCCCGATTCGCTGAAGATCATTCCATCCGGGGCAACCGCCGACCTGGCCTATAATGAAATGATCCTGCTGGGTATCTCCGATAATGATGCGTTGTGGATGCAGATGCCGGCAACAGAACTTGCTGCTTTATATAAAGAACGGATCGCTACTGCACTTTTGAAATATAAGGAAGCTACCAGCTGGAAAACCATACTCAAAGAAACATTGCTTGCAGCATTGGTGATTGCCGTGTTGCTGCTCATCGTTAGTGTCACCGGCCGCGTGTTAAAACGGATAAAGCGCAGGATCATCGCAGAAAAAGGAAAGCGTATCAATGGCATCCGTATCCGCAATTATGCGCTTTTTGATGTGGAAAGAGAAGCTGCTTTTCTGGCCCTTGCAGCAAATGTAATACGATGGATCATCCTGTTGATCGTAGGTTATTTTGCGTTGCTGGTATTGTTTGGCATTTTTCCATGGACCGAACATTTTGCCGATAACCTGTTACGTTATTTCCTGACCCCCTTGAAACATATTGTCATCAGCATACGCGATTACCTGCCCAACCTGGTAACCATTGTGGTGATCTGCATTGTATTCAGACTGCTGCTGAAAGGTGTTCGTTTTCTCAAAACAGAAATAGAAAGCGGGGCATTACATATCAGCGGGTTTTATCCTGACTGGGCAAACCCTACTTACCAGATCATAAGAGTGCTTGTATTGGCGTTTATGACGATTGTAATTTTTCCTTATCTGCCGGGTTCCGACTCTGCTGTTTTTAAAGGTGTATCCGTTTTTGTGGGGGTCATTTTCACCTTTGGATCAGCAGGCGCCTTGGGAAATGTGGTATCAGGCGTTGTGCTTACTTATATGCGTTCGTTTAAAATCGGCGACAGAGTTCAGATAGGGGATATTACAGGCGATGTTATAGAAAAATCATTGCTGGTAACAAGATTGAGGACTATTAAAAACGAAATCATCTCCATCCCCAATTCAACAGTGATGAGCAGCCATACCATTAACTATAGCAGTGATGCGGTTGGTAAAGGGCTTATAATACATGCAACTGTTACCATAGGATATGATGTGCCGTGGCAGCAGGTGCATAAGTTACTGATAAGGGCGGCAGAGGAAACTCCGCTGATAGAGAAAACACCTCCGCCTTTTGTGTTGCAGACAGGACTTGATGATTTTTATATCCGGTACGAGATCAATGGTTATACAAAGCATCCTAATAACCAGGCACAGATCTATTCAGATCTCTATAAACGGGTACTCGATGTATTTAAAGAGGCAGATATAGAAGTGATGTCGCCACAATACTATGTCGTGCGAAACGGAAACGAAACTGATAACAGTAAATAA
- the lysA gene encoding diaminopimelate decarboxylase, whose amino-acid sequence MSEALSKEQLTAIATQYGTPVYVYHAETIENQYRKLSSAFRNSNTVFFYACKALTNINILKHVKQLGANVDCSSINEVKLALYAGFLPERVLYTSNGIAFSEIEEAKALGVNINIDSLSNLEKFGKKFGHSYPVGIRLRPNIMAGGNLKISTGHEKSKFGIPIDQIDQILQVVEQHNLHISDLHIHTGSEIKDVDVFVKGIEVLFSIIPHFKELEFIDLGGGFKVPYKEGDVGTDIDLLAEKVKAAFDNHPNPGGKPLQVWFEPGKFMVSECGYFVTQVNVIKETSAASFVSVDSGFNHLIRPMFYDAYHRIENISNPSGPLKEYAVVGNICETDTFAWNRKLNEVREGDLLVFYNAGAYGFEMSSQFNSRFKPAEVLVKNGAPHLIRKRDVFEDLLRNQVEVL is encoded by the coding sequence ATGTCAGAAGCATTAAGCAAAGAACAACTTACGGCCATTGCCACGCAATACGGCACGCCGGTTTATGTATATCACGCCGAAACAATTGAAAACCAGTACCGTAAGCTAAGCTCCGCTTTCCGGAACAGCAATACTGTTTTCTTTTACGCCTGTAAGGCATTGACCAACATCAACATCCTTAAGCATGTAAAACAGCTGGGCGCCAATGTTGACTGCAGCTCCATCAACGAAGTAAAACTGGCCCTGTATGCAGGTTTCTTACCTGAAAGGGTACTCTATACATCAAACGGTATTGCGTTCAGTGAAATTGAAGAAGCAAAAGCGCTGGGCGTTAATATTAATATCGACAGCCTTTCCAATCTTGAAAAGTTTGGTAAGAAATTCGGTCATAGCTATCCTGTAGGTATTCGTCTCCGTCCTAATATTATGGCGGGTGGCAACCTCAAGATCTCTACAGGCCACGAAAAAAGCAAGTTTGGCATTCCCATAGACCAGATAGATCAAATTCTTCAGGTAGTGGAACAGCATAATCTTCACATAAGCGATCTTCATATACATACAGGCAGTGAGATCAAAGATGTAGATGTTTTTGTGAAGGGTATAGAAGTGTTGTTCAGCATCATTCCCCATTTTAAAGAACTGGAGTTCATAGATCTGGGCGGTGGTTTTAAAGTACCCTACAAAGAAGGGGATGTTGGAACAGACATTGATCTACTGGCTGAAAAGGTGAAGGCAGCGTTCGATAATCACCCTAATCCCGGAGGCAAACCATTACAGGTATGGTTTGAACCGGGTAAATTTATGGTGAGCGAGTGTGGTTATTTCGTTACCCAGGTAAATGTGATAAAAGAGACTTCCGCTGCCAGTTTTGTTAGTGTAGACAGCGGCTTTAACCATTTGATCCGTCCCATGTTCTACGATGCCTATCACCGCATTGAAAATATCAGTAATCCTAGCGGACCGCTGAAAGAATATGCGGTAGTGGGTAATATCTGCGAAACCGACACTTTTGCCTGGAACAGGAAACTAAACGAAGTAAGAGAAGGTGATCTGCTGGTATTTTATAATGCCGGCGCCTATGGATTTGAAATGAGCAGCCAGTTCAACTCACGTTTTAAACCGGCAGAAGTGCTTGTTAAGAATGGCGCGCCTCATCTTATTCGTAAAAGAGATGTATTTGAAGACCTCCTGCGTAACCAGGTAGAAGTATTATAA
- the secA gene encoding preprotein translocase subunit SecA produces MLGFLSKLLGGNKSEKDIKVIEPVVAQVNQYFQQYQSLSNDELRGKTVEFRQRIQEHVASIDAEIAAKKQEADILPAQDVQGKDAIYTEVDKLKKDRDKKLEEALEQILPEAFAVIKETARRFKENTDVVATATQLDRDLSVKKEYVSINGNESVFKNTWNAAGTQVVWNMVHYDVQLIGGVVLHQGKIAEMATGEGKTLVSTLPAYLNALAGEGIHIVTVNDYLARRDSEWNGPIFEWLGLTVDCIDKHQPNTASRRNAYLADITYGTNNEFGFDYLRDNMVHTPEEMVQRKHHYAMVDEVDSVLIDDARTPLIISGPVGHSDNTQQFFDLKPRIERVVEVQRRAVNQFLNEARKKLAEGDDDPKSGGLALFRAFRGLPKNSATIKYLSEPGIRVKLQKAENYYLADQQREMPKADAELYFYIDEKNNSVELTDKGIQLITGAGEDPNFFIIPDIAVALAETENGNFSAEEKLQRKETLLNEYSVKVDRIHTVQQLLKAYTLFDKDVEYVVLDGQVKIVDEQTGRIMEGRRYSDGLHQAIEAKENVKIEAATQTYATVTLQNYFRMYHKLAGMTGTAETEAAELWDIYKLDVVRVPTNIPAVRIDEQDLVFKTKREKYKAVIEKIMELRDAGRPILVGTTSVEVSELLSRMLRQNQIPHNVLNAKQHAREAQVVAEAGLPGNITIATNMAGRGTDIKLGPGVKEAGGLAILGTERHESRRVDRQLRGRAGRQGDPGSSQFFVSLEDDLMRMFGSERIAKVMDFAGYKEGEVIQHSMITKSIERAQKKVEENNFGIRKRLLEYDDVMNKQRTVIYTKRNHALFGERLALDLDNAFYDVAEGLANTFKESGDFDGLKLELIVNYGLDTTLTAEDFGRLSVADLANRLYDEASANYQRKRSDLAEQALPVFQNIRQTQGSHVENVVVPFTDGRRMIQTLAHLDKTLQNNGLELANSLERTVTLGFIDDAWKEHLRAMDDLKQSVQTAHYEQKDPLVIYKQNAYMLFRQMDSSVNKDIVNFLSHAGIPVEQNQDGGVPPRQIREGREQRTDMSRMRANKEEIDAAGSDYAANENDYFDPSEAPRQEPVKVGPKIGRNDPCPCGSGKKYKQCHGRDL; encoded by the coding sequence ATGCTAGGTTTTTTAAGCAAGTTACTGGGTGGTAATAAATCCGAAAAAGACATCAAGGTGATAGAGCCTGTGGTGGCACAGGTTAACCAATACTTTCAGCAGTATCAAAGCCTGTCAAATGATGAGCTTCGGGGTAAAACCGTGGAGTTCCGGCAGCGCATCCAGGAGCATGTTGCTTCAATAGATGCCGAAATTGCCGCAAAAAAACAGGAAGCTGACATATTGCCTGCCCAGGATGTTCAGGGTAAAGACGCCATTTATACAGAAGTAGATAAACTTAAAAAGGATAGGGATAAAAAACTCGAAGAAGCCCTGGAGCAGATCCTGCCCGAAGCCTTCGCTGTCATTAAAGAAACCGCCCGCCGTTTTAAAGAAAATACGGATGTCGTAGCTACTGCAACCCAGCTCGACCGCGATCTCAGCGTTAAAAAAGAATATGTTTCCATCAACGGCAACGAATCTGTCTTCAAAAATACCTGGAATGCCGCCGGAACTCAGGTGGTATGGAACATGGTTCATTATGATGTTCAGCTCATAGGTGGTGTCGTATTACACCAGGGTAAAATTGCCGAAATGGCTACCGGTGAAGGTAAAACACTGGTATCTACCTTACCAGCCTACCTCAACGCATTGGCCGGCGAAGGTATTCACATCGTAACCGTGAACGACTACCTTGCCCGTCGCGACAGTGAATGGAATGGCCCTATCTTCGAATGGCTGGGACTTACAGTTGATTGTATCGATAAACACCAGCCCAATACCGCTTCCCGCAGAAACGCCTACCTGGCGGATATCACTTACGGTACCAACAATGAATTCGGCTTCGACTATCTCCGCGATAACATGGTGCATACTCCCGAAGAAATGGTGCAGCGTAAACACCACTACGCCATGGTCGATGAGGTCGATAGCGTATTGATTGACGACGCCCGTACACCACTTATTATCTCCGGTCCTGTTGGGCATAGCGATAACACGCAGCAGTTCTTCGATCTTAAGCCAAGGATCGAGCGCGTGGTAGAAGTACAACGCCGTGCCGTTAACCAGTTCCTGAACGAAGCCAGGAAAAAACTGGCCGAAGGTGATGATGATCCCAAAAGCGGTGGCCTCGCATTGTTCCGCGCTTTCCGCGGTTTACCAAAGAACAGCGCTACCATTAAATATCTCAGCGAACCGGGTATCCGCGTGAAACTGCAGAAAGCAGAAAACTACTACCTGGCCGATCAGCAGCGTGAAATGCCTAAGGCGGATGCAGAATTGTATTTCTATATCGATGAGAAGAACAATTCAGTGGAACTTACCGACAAAGGTATCCAGCTGATCACAGGTGCAGGTGAAGATCCTAACTTCTTCATCATCCCGGATATCGCCGTAGCACTTGCCGAAACAGAAAACGGTAACTTCTCCGCTGAAGAAAAATTACAACGTAAAGAAACTTTACTGAACGAATACTCTGTTAAGGTAGATCGTATTCACACTGTACAGCAATTACTGAAAGCCTATACGCTTTTCGATAAGGATGTGGAGTATGTGGTACTCGACGGACAGGTGAAAATTGTAGATGAGCAAACAGGCCGTATCATGGAAGGCCGCCGTTACAGCGACGGTTTACACCAGGCTATTGAAGCAAAGGAAAATGTGAAGATCGAAGCTGCTACACAAACCTACGCTACCGTTACCCTGCAGAACTACTTCAGAATGTATCATAAGCTCGCTGGTATGACCGGTACCGCCGAAACAGAAGCAGCTGAGTTATGGGACATCTACAAACTCGACGTGGTAAGAGTACCAACCAACATTCCTGCCGTACGTATCGATGAGCAGGACCTGGTATTCAAAACCAAACGTGAGAAATATAAAGCGGTTATCGAAAAGATCATGGAGCTGCGCGATGCCGGCCGCCCTATCCTGGTAGGTACCACTTCCGTTGAAGTGAGTGAATTACTGAGCAGGATGTTAAGACAAAACCAGATCCCTCACAACGTATTGAACGCCAAGCAGCATGCCCGTGAAGCACAGGTTGTTGCCGAAGCAGGTTTACCGGGTAATATCACCATCGCCACCAACATGGCCGGTCGTGGTACCGATATCAAACTCGGACCCGGTGTAAAAGAAGCAGGTGGTCTGGCTATCCTGGGTACCGAACGCCACGAAAGCCGTCGCGTCGACAGGCAGTTACGTGGTCGTGCCGGTCGTCAGGGCGATCCGGGTTCTTCCCAGTTCTTTGTTTCCCTGGAAGATGATCTGATGCGTATGTTCGGCAGCGAACGTATCGCCAAGGTGATGGACTTTGCCGGTTATAAAGAAGGTGAAGTGATCCAGCACAGCATGATCACCAAGAGCATTGAACGTGCCCAGAAAAAAGTGGAAGAAAACAACTTCGGTATCCGTAAGCGTTTGCTGGAGTATGACGACGTAATGAACAAACAGCGTACTGTTATTTATACCAAGCGTAACCACGCGTTGTTTGGTGAAAGGCTGGCGCTGGACCTTGATAATGCTTTCTATGACGTGGCAGAGGGATTGGCAAACACGTTCAAGGAAAGCGGCGACTTCGATGGTCTGAAACTGGAACTGATCGTTAACTATGGCCTGGATACAACCCTTACTGCCGAAGACTTTGGCAGGTTGTCTGTTGCAGATCTGGCTAACCGTTTATATGATGAAGCTTCGGCAAACTATCAGCGTAAACGCAGTGATCTGGCAGAGCAGGCGCTGCCGGTGTTCCAGAATATCCGTCAGACACAGGGAAGCCATGTAGAGAATGTGGTAGTGCCTTTTACCGATGGAAGGCGCATGATCCAGACCCTGGCTCACCTGGATAAAACCTTACAGAACAATGGTCTCGAGCTGGCGAATTCACTGGAACGTACCGTTACCTTAGGCTTTATCGACGATGCCTGGAAAGAGCACCTGCGTGCGATGGACGATCTGAAACAGAGCGTTCAAACGGCACACTACGAACAAAAAGATCCGCTGGTTATTTATAAGCAGAACGCCTACATGCTGTTCCGCCAAATGGATAGCAGTGTTAACAAGGATATTGTAAACTTCCTGAGCCATGCCGGTATTCCGGTAGAGCAAAACCAGGATGGTGGCGTTCCTCCCCGGCAAATAAGGGAAGGACGTGAGCAGCGGACCGACATGAGCCGTATGCGTGCCAATAAGGAAGAGATAGATGCAGCAGGAAGTGATTATGCCGCTAATGAAAATGACTACTTCGATCCTTCAGAAGCCCCCAGACAGGAACCGGTTAAAGTAGGTCCTAAAATTGGCCGTAACGATCCTTGCCCTTGTGGTAGCGGTAAAAAATACAAACAATGTCATGGACGTGACCTTTAG
- a CDS encoding DUF294 nucleotidyltransferase-like domain-containing protein, translating into MNELYTKTIEGIEQREITSCDENTPAYEAAIAMASHKISCIFVTNAQKKIIGYVTDITLRDKVVAARGDTSIPVKDIMDNPIVSIPSNTHVYEAILMMFRTKTRYLLIEKDGKYTGSISRNKLLGEQAESPLVFIQSVRQTHSEEELKRKWEQMPAVVAQLLNSDVSAAIVNQIITSISDTIALKVIQNVIAIVGEPPAKFVFMVLGSEGRKEQTLKTDQDNAIIYEDKANDHREEVREYFLNFAQMVSDRLNAIGFSYCTGGFMAQNPNWTHSLSHWKRNYDSWMMEPVPETVIKFSTFFDCRYIYGDPTIMDELREFLDKELQQPLEKLFFHMAKNALQYQPPLTFFKNIRTFKRGKHEVFDIKKAMTPIVDLVRVYALKHRIFEVNTGDRLKALKSKGVFTEDDFIQLMQGYYFLMGMRLEKQATQILKEKKEPDNYVLLNSLTKIDELTLKEIFKTIANFQTRIKFDFTNNLFG; encoded by the coding sequence ATGAATGAATTATATACAAAGACCATAGAGGGTATCGAGCAGCGTGAAATAACCAGCTGCGATGAAAACACACCGGCTTACGAAGCAGCCATAGCAATGGCAAGCCACAAGATCAGCTGTATTTTTGTTACCAACGCCCAAAAGAAGATCATAGGTTATGTTACTGATATCACCCTGCGCGACAAAGTGGTGGCCGCCAGGGGCGATACAAGCATACCTGTCAAGGATATCATGGACAACCCCATTGTATCCATTCCTTCCAATACACATGTTTATGAAGCCATATTAATGATGTTCCGTACCAAAACAAGGTACCTGCTCATTGAAAAGGATGGCAAATATACCGGCTCCATCAGCCGAAATAAATTGCTTGGCGAACAGGCCGAGTCGCCACTGGTGTTTATACAATCGGTACGGCAAACCCATTCAGAAGAAGAACTGAAAAGGAAATGGGAACAAATGCCTGCCGTGGTAGCGCAACTGCTGAACAGCGATGTATCTGCGGCTATCGTTAACCAGATCATTACGTCCATCTCCGATACCATTGCGTTAAAGGTTATCCAGAATGTAATAGCAATAGTAGGAGAGCCACCTGCCAAGTTTGTATTTATGGTACTGGGCAGCGAAGGTCGTAAAGAACAAACGCTGAAAACAGACCAGGATAATGCTATCATCTACGAAGACAAAGCCAATGACCATCGCGAAGAGGTAAGGGAGTATTTCCTGAACTTCGCCCAGATGGTATCGGACCGCCTCAATGCAATTGGCTTTAGCTACTGCACGGGAGGTTTTATGGCACAGAATCCCAACTGGACGCATTCACTTTCACATTGGAAAAGAAATTACGACAGCTGGATGATGGAGCCGGTTCCTGAAACGGTGATCAAATTCTCAACTTTCTTCGACTGCCGTTATATCTATGGCGATCCTACTATCATGGATGAACTACGGGAGTTTCTTGATAAAGAATTGCAGCAACCATTGGAAAAGTTGTTTTTCCATATGGCTAAAAATGCATTACAATATCAGCCGCCACTTACCTTCTTTAAGAATATCCGCACTTTCAAACGCGGTAAACACGAGGTGTTCGATATAAAAAAGGCAATGACACCTATAGTAGACCTGGTAAGGGTGTATGCGCTCAAACACCGCATCTTTGAAGTGAATACAGGTGACAGGCTCAAGGCATTAAAGAGCAAAGGCGTTTTCACGGAAGATGATTTTATTCAGCTCATGCAGGGCTACTATTTCCTGATGGGTATGCGTCTTGAAAAACAGGCCACTCAAATACTAAAGGAGAAAAAAGAGCCTGACAACTATGTGTTGCTGAACAGCCTCACAAAAATTGACGAGTTAACGCTGAAAGAGATCTTTAAAACCATCGCTAACTTCCAGACGCGTATCAAGTTCGACTTTACCAATAACCTGTTTGGATAA
- the scpB gene encoding SMC-Scp complex subunit ScpB yields the protein MELSEIIPHIEVLIFASEKPLTSLEIVELINNAFGFMEQRITLDQVESSIEGIREKYQAEFYPFEVRESGGGWQFLTKKDFHKTVAQLNGDKFLKRLSNAALETLAIIAYKQPITKGEIESIRGVNSDYSIQKLLEKELIIITGRNEELPGKPLIYSTSKLFMDYFGINSAADLPKIKEVLAEQMVAPTIMSDLIAAEEGSEETAAFAADELPASEDEIDALLAVDSNGDLVAHEEDSESIAGDDAGIEDAAGAPNDETTDGEEAAGHTNAGEEEADSDELPEEETPTDNDDSLPNQEEDHSPAADAGNDTPEDQDPDDLQDEEERPQ from the coding sequence ATGGAACTATCAGAAATCATTCCGCATATCGAAGTGTTGATCTTTGCCAGTGAAAAGCCTTTGACCAGCCTTGAGATAGTAGAGCTGATAAATAATGCTTTTGGCTTCATGGAGCAACGTATTACCCTTGACCAGGTTGAAAGCTCCATAGAAGGTATCCGGGAAAAGTACCAGGCCGAATTTTACCCTTTTGAAGTAAGGGAAAGTGGCGGCGGATGGCAGTTTCTCACGAAAAAAGATTTTCATAAGACCGTAGCACAGCTAAATGGCGATAAGTTTCTGAAGCGGCTTTCGAATGCCGCTCTCGAAACCCTCGCCATTATTGCTTATAAACAGCCCATCACCAAGGGAGAAATAGAATCTATCCGCGGTGTGAACAGCGATTACAGCATTCAGAAACTGTTGGAAAAAGAGCTGATCATCATTACCGGCCGTAACGAAGAGTTACCCGGCAAGCCATTGATCTACTCCACCTCCAAACTGTTTATGGACTATTTCGGCATCAACTCCGCCGCCGATCTTCCCAAAATAAAAGAGGTACTGGCCGAACAAATGGTTGCACCTACTATTATGAGCGATCTTATTGCCGCTGAAGAAGGCTCTGAAGAAACAGCCGCTTTTGCCGCCGACGAGTTACCCGCCTCGGAAGATGAAATAGATGCCTTGCTGGCGGTAGACAGTAATGGCGACCTCGTAGCGCACGAGGAAGACAGTGAAAGTATCGCTGGTGACGATGCAGGCATTGAAGACGCTGCAGGCGCCCCCAACGACGAAACCACAGACGGCGAGGAAGCTGCGGGACACACCAATGCCGGCGAAGAAGAAGCCGACAGCGATGAGCTTCCGGAAGAAGAAACCCCGACCGATAACGACGATTCCCTCCCCAATCAAGAAGAGGACCACTCTCCTGCTGCTGATGCCGGCAATGATACGCCGGAGGACCAGGATCCCGATGATCTGCAGGATGAAGAAGAACGGCCTCAATAA